GTTCGCAGTACTTGCTATTGCATTGTGGACAGTGGTGTCCGGTGGTGCAGAGCTCGCTGGGCTCCTCCAGATTCTCTATGTGGCACATGCACATCGAGAGCGGTGCATCCTTGCCCTCCACCTCGTTCTTGGTGTGCGGAAAGCCCATACGGATGAGGGAATTGTGCTGAGTCTTGGCCGCAGGCGGCGGATCCACCTGGGACATGAGTTGATCCCTAAAATGAGCATCGTCCAGGACAGCGCCGAATGTGCCCCTAGTCTGTTGGGTGAGGTAGCGGGCAATATGAATCTCTGCCGACAATGAGATTACCGAACAGCGTATACCCTCCTTCTTCAGCTCATCGATAGTTAGATTAATGTCCACGGGATCGCAGGTGGTGAGGGAGCCCATCACGATGACAATCTCCCGCGAAGCATGCGATGGAACAACTTTGAGGGTTTTCAATGCCAAATCCAAGCCGTTCTGCAGCGATGGCTCGCTGGTCAAAGGCACATTTGCTAGGCTGAGAAAACCAATGGATTATTCCGATGGCAGTCATTCAGGACTCTCACTTACCCTTCCAATGCCTTGAGATGCACACGCGAGGTGCCGGTCAATTCGGTTATTTTCTCAGCACGCTTCGCCTTTAGAGCAATAATGCCCATCTGGCTAATAGGATTCTGGTCAAAGAACTCTTCGATGAACTGATCGAGCAGCTTGATGGTGCAGCGTAGGCGCGTGGGCTTCAGATCAGGCACGCTCATTGACTCGGAGCAGTCGAGTATGATGAATAGATGTCGCATCATTCCCAGACGATTCTGTTTCGTCTTTTGCGCCTGCCGCTGACGCTTGGCCTTCTGGATAATATCCGCGATTGCCCCATCCAGCAGCCCATCCTCGTCGTCCTTGATGGCTTCCCTGAGAAGTTGCTCCACATTGAGTTGAGATGATTTCTAATATATTACGCAATATTACCATGTCTTCTCATATCCCGTCTCCCAGCGGTACTCCTTCTGATCGTCGCGGTCGTCATCAGCCatgatattttatttagctaaatagaaaacaattaaataaaacaaatatcaGCGAAATTCACCGGCAACTGTGAAAGTGTGTACACACCAAGGCAGCGGCAAAACACAACGTCGAGGGTTGTCAAATCATGCCATGGCGAAATATTTTGCCTATCCAAATCAGTTGTTAAATTATTTACATAACtcttattttataaacaacatacaaaaaatatgaacTGGGTTTAATTGTAATGTTTtctacaatttaatttaaatttcttgAAAAACATCAGGGTGCACGAAGTTACCATATCAGTCAATGAACTCAACACGACACGCGATTGGCTTAGCAAGTGCTAATTTATGTGTACGAACTGAAGGTCCACTACACTCTTGGTTAGGCATTTGAGACTGATGTATAATTGTGAAACCACAGAAGAAAGTGAGCACGTGTAGAAGTTTCGTGGCAGTTGAGCAAAAAATTTGttaaaattaatacatttAATATATTCGACAATCCCAGACATAATTAATATATAGGTTATTCGGCATATATCCAAAAAAGAGCTCATACAAAAGTCACCC
The sequence above is a segment of the Drosophila pseudoobscura strain MV-25-SWS-2005 chromosome X, UCI_Dpse_MV25, whole genome shotgun sequence genome. Coding sequences within it:
- the Ssl1 gene encoding general transcription factor IIH subunit 2 — encoded protein: MADDDRDDQKEYRWETGYEKTWEAIKDDEDGLLDGAIADIIQKAKRQRQAQKTKQNRLGMMRHLFIILDCSESMSVPDLKPTRLRCTIKLLDQFIEEFFDQNPISQMGIIALKAKRAEKITELTGTSRVHLKALEGLANVPLTSEPSLQNGLDLALKTLKVVPSHASREIVIVMGSLTTCDPVDINLTIDELKKEGIRCSVISLSAEIHIARYLTQQTRGTFGAVLDDAHFRDQLMSQVDPPPAAKTQHNSLIRMGFPHTKNEVEGKDAPLSMCMCHIENLEEPSELCTTGHHCPQCNSKYCELPVECQSCGLTLVSAPHLARSYHHLFPVPNFEEIPFDSLPKASSDRGGTGTGTTECYACMKLFVPVADKTVFKCGFCKQFFCLDCDIFIHDTLHACVGCNTIPGVDGLVYQQSSKSVSDSHHQAQAHDLHPGTSKQRGQFSI